In Trichocoleus desertorum NBK24, the following are encoded in one genomic region:
- a CDS encoding HetZ-related protein has translation MNAESTNSFSPFSQPASRTYYASEKFTNSHFHANSNGLEAESDALGGMDTQSLSHLLLKELRPEIKTASATAQAVVDRIVREAERICQKSDRIQTSGRVQSWQVALAQHRLRKCLSYYRLGSRQGRVELHGTLSAMVYRHVAAARTQLGFQARYNLIEDFLQQFYIESLKAFRRENELPADYTPRTQLELAEYMAFSEQYAKRRITLPGRRNQQLVVLRAQGFAKRQPPETALDIEMAVESAKSEEAEAHSRSAAMHQVREQMVADTVDPSEAVLRDRVIAELVEYLDAQGQSDCVDYLVLKLQDMSVPEIDEVLGLTPRQRDYLQQRFKYHLEKFSRSNNWQLVHQWLGADLDANLGLSSQQWEAFMAQLSAEQRQLLQFKREQANDQAIAQALKCTLKQVQKRWYQMLELAWQMRNRNESQA, from the coding sequence ATGAACGCCGAATCTACAAATTCCTTCAGCCCCTTCAGCCAACCTGCATCTAGAACTTATTACGCTTCAGAAAAATTCACTAACTCTCATTTCCATGCCAACTCTAACGGCTTAGAGGCTGAGTCTGATGCTTTGGGTGGTATGGATACTCAAAGCCTGTCTCACTTGCTGCTGAAAGAACTGCGACCCGAAATTAAGACGGCTAGTGCGACTGCTCAAGCAGTGGTGGATCGGATTGTGCGGGAGGCAGAACGCATTTGCCAAAAGAGCGATCGCATCCAAACTTCGGGTCGGGTGCAGTCTTGGCAGGTGGCTCTGGCTCAACATCGTCTGCGTAAGTGCCTTTCTTATTACCGCTTAGGCTCTCGGCAGGGTCGGGTAGAACTACACGGGACGCTGAGTGCGATGGTGTATCGCCATGTCGCTGCGGCCAGAACTCAATTAGGCTTTCAAGCTCGCTACAACTTGATTGAAGATTTTCTTCAACAGTTTTACATTGAGTCGCTTAAAGCGTTTCGGCGGGAAAACGAGTTGCCAGCAGACTATACTCCCCGGACGCAGCTAGAACTAGCCGAGTATATGGCGTTCAGTGAGCAGTATGCCAAGCGGCGGATCACGCTTCCGGGGCGGCGGAATCAACAACTGGTTGTGCTGCGGGCGCAAGGCTTTGCGAAGCGACAACCCCCCGAAACGGCCCTCGATATTGAGATGGCAGTGGAGTCGGCCAAGAGCGAAGAAGCGGAAGCCCATAGTCGTTCAGCGGCGATGCATCAGGTGCGTGAGCAAATGGTGGCAGATACCGTAGACCCCTCAGAAGCGGTGTTACGCGATCGCGTCATTGCTGAGTTGGTGGAGTACTTGGATGCTCAAGGTCAATCAGATTGTGTGGATTATTTAGTCCTGAAGTTGCAAGATATGTCCGTGCCCGAAATTGATGAGGTGTTGGGACTGACCCCTCGCCAACGCGATTACCTGCAACAGCGCTTTAAGTATCACCTAGAGAAGTTCTCCCGGTCTAACAACTGGCAGTTGGTACACCAGTGGTTAGGCGCTGATCTGGATGCCAACTTGGGCTTATCTTCGCAACAGTGGGAAGCATTTATGGCACAACTTTCGGCTGAGCAGCGGCAGCTTCTGCAATTCAAGCGTGAGCAAGCCAACGACCAGGCGATCGCCCAAGCGCTCAAGTGCACCCTTAAGCAAGTTCAGAAGCGCTGGTACCAAATGCTAGAACTGGCTTGGCAGATGCGGAATCGCAATGAGAGTCAAGCTTAA
- a CDS encoding L-threonylcarbamoyladenylate synthase produces MATIYTVHPDSPQARRIEEIREALQRGAVVLYPTDTVYAIGCDLNAKSAVERVRRIKQLSNDKPLTFLCSSLSNIADYAYVSDPAYRMMRRLIPGPYTFLLPATKLVPRLVMSPKRKTTGIRVPDHPVCSAMLQALGNPIISTSAHLVDEEADAQAKTKTNPGISRFELFDQLDKLVDVIVDDGSEPGYQVSSILDLTSEEPILVRKGLGWEAVTAWAAEVS; encoded by the coding sequence ATGGCTACAATCTACACTGTCCATCCGGATAGCCCTCAAGCGAGGCGAATAGAAGAGATTAGGGAGGCGTTACAACGAGGGGCAGTGGTGCTGTATCCCACTGATACAGTTTATGCAATTGGCTGTGATTTGAACGCAAAATCGGCAGTGGAACGAGTGAGGCGCATCAAACAATTATCTAACGATAAGCCTTTGACCTTTTTGTGCTCTTCGCTTTCCAATATTGCTGACTATGCGTATGTGAGTGATCCGGCGTACCGCATGATGCGGCGGTTGATTCCTGGGCCTTACACCTTCTTGCTTCCGGCGACCAAGTTGGTGCCCCGACTGGTCATGAGTCCTAAGCGCAAAACTACAGGCATTCGAGTGCCCGATCATCCGGTTTGTTCTGCGATGCTCCAGGCGTTGGGCAATCCCATTATTTCCACCTCTGCTCACTTGGTTGATGAGGAAGCGGATGCTCAGGCTAAAACCAAGACTAACCCAGGAATTTCGCGATTTGAGCTGTTTGATCAACTCGACAAGTTGGTTGATGTCATTGTCGATGATGGATCGGAACCAGGGTACCAGGTTTCCAGCATTTTGGATTTGACATCAGAGGAACCAATCCTAGTGCGTAAAGGTCTGGGATGGGAAGCGGTAACTGCTTGGGCAGCGGAAGTTAGTTAG
- the larC gene encoding nickel pincer cofactor biosynthesis protein LarC has protein sequence MSKLAYLECPTGIAGDMCLGALIHAGVPLEYLIEQLNRLGISDEFWLRVESVQRNGQQATKVHVDLKPNCNSEFVPEPVDQPYTTFVHSHSATESAQAATHHHADTHTQAGHSHSGHSHGDHSHHHHSEPSQLHSSESEAAIPHPHVRHLPEIEHLIQAAHLPARAEAWSLSVFRTLAAAEGAVHGIAPEQVHFHEVGATDAIVDIVGTCLGLDWLDIDQLYCSPMPTGGGIIRAAHGRLPVPTPAVLKLWEMRQVPIYSNGIDRELVTPTGAAIAVTLATRFGPPPTMTLQKVGLGAGSRDLSIPNMVRLWLGEGEADQTAAKQHFHSGDRPSQPHQKSSEPSPPTPPSLGGTCSKSPKLGGFRGQSQELKHAPSSSSLSETVEVLETQIDDLNPQAIGYVFNTLFEAGALDVFTQAIAMKKSRPGVLLTVICHPEQVAACEELIFRETSTLGIRRSTQQRRILAREIQQIQTEYGSVRVKVAWTGPGKEGAIANVQPEYEDCAQIAQQQNLPWREIHRVALQAWYLQQKRPHQGVQLISHLTDLISESD, from the coding sequence ATGAGTAAGCTGGCTTACCTGGAATGCCCAACCGGAATTGCAGGGGATATGTGCTTAGGAGCGCTAATCCACGCGGGAGTACCTTTGGAGTACTTGATCGAGCAACTTAACCGTTTAGGAATTTCAGATGAATTTTGGTTGCGGGTAGAGTCAGTGCAACGCAACGGGCAGCAAGCCACCAAAGTTCACGTCGATTTGAAGCCCAACTGCAATTCAGAGTTTGTGCCTGAACCAGTTGATCAACCGTACACGACGTTCGTCCATTCCCATTCTGCTACAGAATCTGCTCAAGCTGCCACGCATCACCACGCTGACACCCATACTCAGGCAGGTCATTCTCATTCGGGTCATTCTCATGGTGACCACTCCCATCACCATCACTCTGAACCCAGCCAACTTCACAGCAGCGAGTCTGAGGCAGCAATTCCTCACCCTCATGTTCGCCACTTGCCAGAAATTGAACACCTGATTCAAGCGGCACATTTGCCAGCGAGAGCGGAAGCTTGGAGTTTATCAGTGTTTCGCACTTTAGCGGCAGCGGAGGGGGCAGTTCATGGCATTGCTCCAGAGCAAGTACATTTTCATGAAGTGGGTGCGACCGATGCCATTGTCGATATTGTTGGCACTTGTTTGGGCCTAGATTGGCTCGACATTGACCAGCTTTACTGCTCACCCATGCCCACGGGCGGCGGCATTATCCGAGCGGCTCATGGTCGGCTACCTGTGCCTACTCCAGCCGTTCTGAAACTGTGGGAAATGCGCCAAGTGCCGATTTACAGTAACGGCATCGATCGCGAACTAGTGACTCCTACTGGGGCGGCGATCGCTGTCACTCTAGCCACTCGATTCGGCCCACCTCCCACGATGACCCTTCAAAAAGTGGGTTTAGGCGCTGGTTCGCGTGATCTCTCGATTCCAAATATGGTGCGGCTCTGGCTAGGAGAAGGAGAAGCTGACCAAACAGCAGCGAAACAGCACTTCCATTCCGGCGATCGCCCCAGTCAACCTCATCAAAAGAGTTCCGAGCCTAGTCCCCCTACCCCCCCAAGTTTGGGGGGAACCTGCTCAAAGTCCCCCAAACTTGGGGGATTTAGGGGGCAAAGCCAGGAGTTGAAACATGCTCCAAGTTCTAGCTCGTTAAGCGAAACTGTGGAAGTGCTAGAAACTCAAATTGATGACTTGAACCCCCAAGCGATCGGTTACGTCTTTAACACCTTATTTGAAGCGGGCGCGTTGGATGTCTTTACACAGGCGATCGCGATGAAGAAATCACGGCCCGGAGTGTTATTAACCGTAATCTGCCATCCAGAGCAAGTAGCGGCTTGCGAAGAACTGATATTTCGCGAAACGAGCACTTTAGGAATTCGCCGCTCGACTCAGCAACGTCGGATTCTAGCTCGTGAAATTCAGCAAATCCAAACCGAGTACGGATCAGTTCGAGTTAAAGTGGCTTGGACAGGGCCAGGAAAGGAAGGGGCGATCGCTAACGTCCAACCTGAATACGAAGACTGCGCCCAGATTGCTCAACAGCAAAATTTACCTTGGCGAGAAATTCATCGAGTCGCGCTGCAAGCTTGGTATCTTCAACAAAAAAGGCCGCATCAGGGAGTACAACTCATATCTCACCTGACCGACCTTATATCTGAATCTGATTAA
- a CDS encoding DUF6658 family protein: MKRLLSALKKVRLNQILAVFLAGVLMISTAACSGGAQARESTGPQGRDSNSPAQGIPGHRQQNYQGGMNGYSDTDARYNKGVQSRSTSQAKGLVDNAERNVIDQTDDIGTNSKRILDKKGENLEQLGDNLKRDSKSFDKKADRVTSNVKDQADNIRDDAKSASKGLSKVADQDLVGNAKQAVNKTSSYVQDKASDAARNTQRAIDKAS; this comes from the coding sequence ATGAAAAGATTGCTTTCTGCACTTAAAAAAGTTCGCTTGAACCAAATTTTAGCCGTATTTTTGGCAGGTGTTCTGATGATTTCTACCGCTGCCTGCTCAGGTGGTGCTCAAGCGAGAGAGAGCACTGGTCCCCAAGGCCGAGACAGCAATAGCCCCGCTCAAGGTATCCCTGGACATCGCCAGCAAAACTACCAAGGTGGCATGAACGGTTACAGTGATACAGATGCCCGTTACAACAAAGGTGTGCAATCTAGAAGTACGTCTCAGGCCAAAGGTTTGGTAGATAATGCTGAGCGTAATGTGATTGACCAAACGGATGATATTGGCACCAACAGCAAGCGAATTCTCGACAAGAAAGGCGAGAACCTAGAACAGCTAGGTGACAACCTCAAGCGAGACAGCAAATCTTTTGACAAAAAAGCTGATCGGGTCACCAGCAATGTGAAAGACCAAGCAGATAACATTCGTGATGATGCCAAGAGTGCTAGCAAAGGTCTGAGTAAAGTCGCGGATCAGGATTTAGTCGGCAACGCGAAGCAAGCAGTAAACAAGACTTCTAGCTACGTTCAAGACAAAGCTAGTGACGCAGCTCGTAATACCCAGCGGGCGATCGACAAAGCTAGCTAG
- a CDS encoding DUF6658 family protein, with the protein MKNLIAFLEKVRIRQILTVFLAGVLLVISTACNSGDVNGARPNNPPVQMGGNNNPHKSGGDGYTNYKASTDAKAVRGNRADLQLVAPQLIAANSIGDVQSNPSDMLYPSANASGTNNPAIGTRAQKELQAQVKQFPKERQPVIDRSDPGEKILERVGEQFKDASAFVKETGDSALEKPELAPNPAERRY; encoded by the coding sequence GTGAAGAATTTAATTGCTTTTCTCGAAAAAGTGCGAATACGACAAATTTTAACTGTCTTTTTAGCAGGCGTGCTACTGGTAATCAGTACTGCTTGTAACAGTGGAGATGTTAATGGCGCTCGTCCTAACAATCCTCCTGTGCAAATGGGTGGTAACAACAACCCACACAAGAGCGGTGGAGACGGCTACACCAACTACAAGGCGTCTACTGATGCCAAGGCAGTTCGAGGCAATCGGGCAGATCTGCAACTCGTTGCTCCTCAGTTGATCGCTGCTAACAGCATCGGTGATGTTCAAAGTAATCCATCGGACATGCTTTACCCCAGCGCCAACGCTAGCGGTACAAACAATCCGGCGATCGGCACGAGAGCTCAGAAAGAACTGCAAGCCCAAGTGAAACAGTTTCCTAAAGAGCGCCAGCCTGTAATCGATCGCAGTGATCCGGGCGAAAAGATCCTCGAAAGAGTTGGTGAGCAGTTCAAAGACGCTTCTGCTTTTGTGAAAGAAACGGGTGATTCTGCTTTAGAAAAACCAGAATTGGCACCTAACCCCGCAGAGCGACGCTACTAG
- the gorA gene encoding glutathione-disulfide reductase codes for MTFDYDLFVIGAGSGGLAAAERATTYGARVAIAESATVGGTCVNHGCVPERLLNYAASFADVLSDAVGYGWNSTPSQFDWAKFVQAKDQQIKKLNQVHQRHLDSGKIAVIPGQAVFTDAHTLKVGEQSITAARILIAVGAEWEHLPIPGAEHLITSRELFNLPELPQRLAIIGDTYIAVKSASSLNSLGSQVVQVVPQDSILADWDHDLATAVQTGLAQRGVSFRCQSQLLKVERSSTGLELTLSDRHETLTVDAVVAATQRHPKIQGLNLEAAGIQLTPQGAIAVDTYSRTTQPNIFAIGDCTPRTSLTPVAIASGRAMADTEFGPQPHAVDYNLIPVSVGFQPEAATVGLSEAQARAQFGEAVQCYRTEIRPLSQKLIPHPKPGLLKLVVEAQSQRVVGAHLISEHATEIIQCLAIAMRMGVTKSQLSQTVGLHPSIAEELVM; via the coding sequence ATGACCTTTGACTACGATCTATTCGTCATTGGGGCGGGTTCTGGCGGTTTAGCAGCGGCTGAGCGAGCAACTACGTACGGAGCGCGAGTGGCGATCGCGGAATCAGCCACCGTGGGAGGAACCTGCGTCAATCATGGCTGTGTCCCGGAAAGGCTGCTCAACTACGCTGCTAGCTTTGCCGATGTTCTTTCGGATGCGGTGGGATATGGCTGGAACAGCACACCTAGTCAATTTGATTGGGCAAAGTTTGTGCAGGCCAAAGACCAGCAAATTAAAAAGCTCAATCAAGTTCATCAGCGGCATCTCGACTCTGGGAAAATAGCAGTCATTCCCGGTCAAGCCGTCTTCACGGATGCTCATACCTTAAAGGTGGGGGAGCAGTCGATTACGGCAGCCAGAATTTTGATTGCGGTGGGGGCCGAGTGGGAGCACTTACCTATTCCGGGCGCAGAACATTTGATCACCTCCCGTGAGTTGTTTAACTTACCGGAGCTACCTCAACGGCTCGCCATCATCGGAGATACTTATATTGCTGTGAAGTCAGCTAGTAGCTTGAATAGCTTAGGTTCACAAGTGGTCCAAGTCGTTCCCCAAGATTCGATCTTGGCAGACTGGGATCACGATCTCGCGACAGCAGTGCAGACAGGTTTGGCGCAGCGCGGGGTCAGTTTTCGCTGTCAAAGCCAGTTATTAAAAGTAGAGCGCAGTTCCACAGGTTTAGAGCTAACTCTCTCCGATCGCCATGAAACCCTAACCGTTGATGCTGTAGTTGCCGCAACTCAACGCCACCCCAAAATTCAAGGCTTGAACTTAGAAGCAGCGGGAATCCAGCTCACTCCTCAAGGCGCGATCGCAGTAGACACCTACAGTCGCACGACCCAGCCCAATATCTTTGCGATCGGAGATTGCACGCCTAGAACTAGCCTCACACCCGTAGCGATCGCCTCTGGACGAGCGATGGCAGATACTGAGTTTGGGCCACAACCGCACGCAGTCGATTACAACTTAATTCCAGTGTCAGTGGGTTTTCAACCAGAGGCAGCAACGGTGGGGTTGAGCGAGGCTCAGGCACGAGCACAATTCGGTGAAGCGGTACAGTGCTACCGAACCGAGATCCGACCCTTATCGCAGAAATTGATACCCCACCCTAAACCAGGACTGTTGAAACTAGTAGTTGAGGCTCAATCCCAACGAGTGGTGGGAGCACACTTGATCAGTGAACATGCAACCGAAATCATTCAATGCCTAGCAATTGCCATGCGGATGGGCGTCACGAAATCCCAACTCAGTCAAACCGTCGGTCTACATCCCTCGATCGCCGAAGAATTGGTTATGTAG
- a CDS encoding lysylphosphatidylglycerol synthase domain-containing protein, whose amino-acid sequence MKQIGARLKPYLRWVVLGGTLIFLAKALKDHWADVVAIRIEATGWLYLAIALSVTLMAHIWSGWVWGWILRELNQPVNDLWAIAVYLRTNVAKYLPGNIWHFYGRTQAATAAGISLGAATLSVLLEPLLMAAAALLIALVGNRTPDWGWQIVSLGVVLASVHPKILNLGIQLLSRLKGKATNAAANSSSLTITRYPLRPLLGEMVFVGIRGLGFLFTFLAISPLTSSQIPPLFSAFALAWLLGLVVPGAPGGIGVFEATAIALLNQQFSPGLILSVVALYRLISILAESIGAGFAYFQKTQKSGL is encoded by the coding sequence ATGAAGCAAATTGGTGCCCGCCTCAAGCCTTACCTGCGCTGGGTTGTCCTAGGTGGCACCTTAATTTTCTTGGCCAAAGCGCTGAAGGATCATTGGGCAGATGTGGTTGCCATTCGCATAGAAGCCACAGGTTGGCTATATCTGGCGATCGCACTCAGTGTGACCTTAATGGCCCATATTTGGTCAGGCTGGGTTTGGGGTTGGATTTTGCGCGAACTGAATCAACCAGTCAATGACCTCTGGGCGATCGCAGTTTATCTGCGAACCAATGTTGCCAAGTACCTTCCCGGCAATATCTGGCATTTTTATGGGCGAACTCAAGCGGCAACGGCGGCAGGCATTTCCCTGGGTGCAGCAACGTTAAGCGTCTTACTAGAGCCTCTTTTAATGGCGGCGGCGGCTCTACTCATTGCTTTAGTAGGAAATCGCACTCCTGATTGGGGCTGGCAAATCGTAAGCCTAGGGGTGGTGCTGGCAAGTGTTCATCCTAAAATCCTCAACTTAGGAATTCAATTACTCAGCCGCTTAAAGGGTAAAGCCACCAATGCGGCAGCCAATTCCTCTAGTCTCACCATTACTCGCTACCCGCTACGACCGTTATTAGGAGAAATGGTTTTTGTAGGGATTCGAGGGCTGGGTTTTCTCTTTACCTTTCTCGCCATCAGTCCCCTGACTAGCAGCCAAATTCCTCCACTTTTCAGTGCTTTTGCCTTAGCTTGGCTATTAGGATTAGTCGTACCAGGGGCACCGGGAGGGATTGGCGTGTTTGAAGCCACGGCGATCGCTTTGCTAAATCAGCAATTTTCTCCAGGATTAATCTTGAGTGTGGTCGCTCTCTATCGTCTTATTAGTATCTTGGCTGAATCTATTGGAGCTGGATTTGCCTATTTTCAAAAAACCCAAAAGTCAGGATTGTAA
- the ndhL gene encoding NAD(P)H-quinone oxidoreductase subunit L, producing the protein MLTALSSDTLLTLVLYAALGGAYLLVVPLALFFYLQKRWYIASSFERAFMYFLVFFFFPGLLLLAPFLNFRPQKRQIEA; encoded by the coding sequence ATGCTGACTGCACTTTCTTCAGACACTCTCTTGACTTTGGTTTTGTACGCAGCGCTAGGCGGTGCTTACTTGCTGGTTGTACCCTTAGCCTTGTTTTTCTACTTGCAGAAACGTTGGTATATTGCTAGCTCCTTCGAGCGGGCTTTCATGTACTTTCTAGTTTTCTTCTTCTTCCCTGGGCTTTTGCTCTTAGCGCCGTTTCTCAATTTTCGGCCCCAGAAGCGCCAGATTGAAGCATAA
- a CDS encoding DUF3007 family protein has protein sequence MRRIDVFGIGLAIFVSGGLMYLLLQFVGLDSVEAGIWSQAVLVAGLVGWLLTYLARALTQKMTYNQQVQDYREAVLQKRLEELTPEELAKIQAEIEQEQQSSTQDSTPTQI, from the coding sequence ATGCGGCGCATTGACGTTTTCGGAATTGGTCTAGCCATTTTTGTGTCGGGCGGCTTGATGTACTTGCTACTTCAGTTCGTCGGGCTAGATAGCGTAGAGGCAGGCATCTGGAGTCAGGCCGTTCTTGTGGCTGGGTTGGTGGGTTGGTTGCTCACCTACCTGGCAAGAGCCCTGACTCAAAAGATGACCTACAACCAGCAGGTACAGGATTATCGAGAAGCAGTCTTGCAAAAACGGCTAGAAGAACTGACGCCAGAAGAATTGGCCAAAATTCAAGCCGAAATTGAGCAGGAGCAGCAATCCTCTACTCAAGACTCAACGCCAACGCAGATCTAA
- the trpA gene encoding tryptophan synthase subunit alpha, with the protein MTSVSQCFESLRDRGQCALIPFITAGDPDLATTAEALRILDRSGADLIELGVPYSDPLADGPVIQAAATRALQRGTRLEAVLEMVGQVSPELRAPIVLFIYYNPILNQGIENFLKQIAEAGVKGLVVPDLPLEESETLIQTAATLGIEVVLLVAPTSPKERIEAIARQAEGFIYLVSVTGVTGIRTQLEARAQDILMDLRTITDKPIGVGFGISQPEHARQVMDWGADAVIVGSAFVKRLADGTPAQGLQAIEEFCRSLKIAITSD; encoded by the coding sequence ATGACATCGGTTTCTCAGTGTTTTGAATCCCTCCGTGATCGCGGTCAATGTGCTCTGATCCCCTTCATCACAGCCGGAGATCCCGACTTGGCAACCACAGCAGAAGCGCTGCGGATCTTGGACCGTAGTGGTGCCGACTTAATCGAGTTGGGTGTGCCTTACTCAGACCCCCTGGCGGATGGGCCTGTCATCCAAGCGGCGGCAACTCGCGCTTTGCAACGGGGCACTCGGCTAGAGGCAGTACTCGAAATGGTGGGGCAAGTTAGCCCAGAACTCAGAGCGCCGATTGTTCTGTTTATTTATTACAACCCGATCCTGAACCAAGGCATTGAGAACTTCCTCAAGCAGATTGCGGAGGCTGGGGTCAAGGGCTTAGTCGTGCCAGATTTGCCGCTAGAAGAATCGGAGACATTGATCCAAACAGCAGCCACCTTAGGAATTGAAGTCGTGTTGTTGGTGGCTCCGACCAGCCCCAAAGAGCGAATTGAGGCGATCGCTCGGCAAGCCGAAGGCTTTATTTATCTGGTGAGTGTCACAGGTGTGACCGGAATCCGCACCCAACTGGAAGCTCGCGCCCAAGACATCTTGATGGATTTACGCACTATCACCGACAAGCCCATTGGAGTAGGTTTTGGTATTTCCCAGCCAGAGCACGCGCGGCAAGTCATGGATTGGGGCGCAGATGCGGTGATTGTGGGTAGTGCTTTTGTTAAGCGTCTAGCCGATGGCACCCCAGCGCAAGGTTTGCAAGCGATCGAAGAATTTTGTCGCAGCCTCAAAATCGCGATCACGTCTGATTAG